Proteins encoded in a region of the Neodiprion lecontei isolate iyNeoLeco1 chromosome 5, iyNeoLeco1.1, whole genome shotgun sequence genome:
- the LOC107225488 gene encoding uncharacterized protein LOC107225488 isoform X7 — MRTCGSYDVNAVEGGGTESSPVQRKPIFIVKLILFLVLCAIIITLCILWVSKSKEASRDNNIVGKQDKLRGRYDGTSQMPVSKFDTQETTTTETPDTSPLTVWGESRQETTTTETPDTSPLTAGGESRQETTTTETPDTSPLTAGGESSQETTTTETPATLPLTAGGESSQETTTTETPDTSPLTAGGESRQETTTTETPDTSPSTAGGESSQETTTTETPATLPLTAGGESSQETTTTETPDTSPLTAGGESRQETTTTETPDTSPLTAGGESRQETTTTETPDTSPSTAGGESSQETTTTETPATLPLTAGGESSQETTTTETPDTSPLTAGGESRQETTTTETPDTSPSTAGGESSQETTTTETPATLPLTAGGESSQETTTTETPDTSPLTAGGESRQETTTTETPDTSPLTAGGESRQETTTTETPDTSPSTAGGESSQETTTTETPATLPLTAGGESSQETTTTETPDTSPLTAGGESRQETTTTETPDTSPSTAGGESRQETTTTDTPDTSPLTAGGESRQETTTTETPDTSPLTVWGESRQETTTTETPDTSPLTAGGESRQETTTTETPDTSPSTAGGESRQETTTTETPDTSPLTAGGESRQETTTTETPDTSPFTAGGESRQETTTTDTPDTSPLTAGGESRQETTTTETPDTSPLTAGGESRQETTTTDTPDTSPLTAGGESSQETTTTETPATLPLTAGGESRQETTTTETPDTSSSTAGGESSQETTTTETPATLPLTAGGESRQETTTTETPDTSPLTNHMQPVTSSEVMSKMAKGTTSRILSYMNHSSDACDDFYEYACGEFEDNQLMTENDLAEQAMQRIFTEAQKRRSDEQSFLDYYESCLNYEKTTNQSERLANVRRAVQEIGRFNYMDNIGKDDTQPKFRDTLQRLLERNSALLFDITPDLAVNEGNCNTEPQTIQFTWKIGPLMSKTDPYTNKRAEECYKQQESVRNEPEVNLTEVYGTYKECKNYFGTFTTSIKNSVKKIFGTDYDRSEQIGVDVEKLIELFLVPEMDEDEIRKAYATKNYNLKGDLSVRRAHKQPPFLDFKKLLPPRANVERKLWHGYLPEDLTRAVKNVALRSYQIDDETWINDALLAIYAHDVYHEFVAPRHDVENYCKRLATNLMKTHASSLYMSSFKSEELKVMNRTVTEMFEKLRKTLESNVSKQKWIGKKSKEAILKKIARLSIVTPAHRTDYHNSNDNEIELTGDFFNDTMALRKMYRTSMYQMLDKRPSEEIWTYFAQPYDASTSSIYELEKIIIPFGAVDWRFLDRSYTTSTQHLGLATLGTLIANEIAHHFDFTGINYLNGWKGRRVAPVFCSNTDDDINYRSDYKNHYQNLRGKMDSIFLPSTSQNIHYSISDLSLNERFSDDAGLRLAYDTMLNLPAEAKIPLPWLSNSESNEIQQFFLAYAQMHCTKKPLTTSFRSLYEDENLPSRLRIAITAANNEALGEAWQCKTGTKVRPEEKTYNFPHLDGIDFGRETEALPPNQ, encoded by the exons atgcGGACCTGTGGGTCGTACGACGTGAATGCTGTGGAAGGAGGTGGGACGGAGTCTTCTCCAGTTCAACGAAAACCTATCTTTATCGTTAAACTGATCTTATTTCTTGTACTTTGTGCCATAATTATCACATTGTGCATATTGTGGGTGTCAAAAAGTAAAGAAGCGTCGAGGGATAATAATATCGTAGGAAAACAG GATAAATTACGTGGACGGTATGATGGAACAAGTCAAATGCCTGTCAGCAAATTTGATACACAGGAGACTACGACTACTGAAACACCGGACACTTCACCTTTAAC GGTATGGGGCGAATCTAGACAGGAGACTACGACTACTGAAACACCGGACACTTCACCTTTGAC GGCAGGCGGCGAATCTAGACAGGAGACTACGACTACTGAAACACCGGACACTTCACCTTTAAC GGCAGGCGGCGAATCTAGTCAGGAGACTACGACTACTGAAACACCGGCCACTTTACCTTTGAC GGCAGGCGGCGAATCTAGTCAGGAGACTACGACTACTGAAACACCGGACACTTCACCTTTAAC GGCAGGCGGCGAATCTAGACAGGAGACTACGACTACTGAAACACCGGACACTTCACCTTCTAC GGCAGGCGGCGAATCTAGTCAGGAGACTACGACTACTGAAACACCGGCCACTTTACCTTTGAC GGCAGGCGGCGAATCTAGTCAGGAGACTACGACTACTGAAACACCGGACACTTCACCTTTAAC GGCAGGCGGCGAATCTAGACAGGAGACTACGACTACTGAAACACCGGACACTTCACCTTTAAC GGCAGGCGGCGAATCTAGACAGGAGACTACGACTACTGAAACACCGGACACTTCACCTTCTAC GGCAGGCGGCGAATCTAGTCAGGAGACTACGACTACTGAAACACCGGCCACTTTACCTTTGAC GGCAGGCGGCGAATCTAGTCAGGAGACTACGACTACTGAAACACCGGACACTTCACCTTTAAC GGCAGGCGGCGAATCTAGACAGGAGACTACGACTACTGAAACACCGGACACTTCACCTTCTAC GGCAGGCGGCGAATCTAGTCAGGAGACTACGACTACTGAAACACCGGCCACTTTACCTTTGAC GGCAGGCGGCGAATCTAGTCAGGAGACTACGACTACTGAAACACCGGACACTTCACCTTTAAC GGCAGGCGGCGAATCTAGACAGGAGACTACGACTACTGAAACACCGGACACTTCACCTTTAAC GGCAGGCGGCGAATCTAGACAGGAGACTACGACTACTGAAACACCGGACACTTCACCTTCTAC GGCAGGCGGCGAATCTAGTCAGGAGACTACGACTACTGAAACACCGGCCACTTTACCTTTGAC GGCAGGCGGCGAATCTAGTCAGGAGACTACGACTACTGAAACACCGGACACTTCACCTTTAAC GGCAGGCGGCGAATCTAGACAGGAGACTACGACTACTGAAACACCGGACACTTCACCTTCTAC GGCAGGCGGCGAATCTAGACAGGAGACTACGACTACTGATACACCGGACACTTCACCCCTAAC GGCAGGCGGCGAATCTAGACAGGAGACTACGACTACTGAAACACCGGACACTTCACCTTTGAC GGTATGGGGCGAATCTAGACAGGAGACTACGACTACTGAAACACCGGACACTTCACCTTTGAC GGCAGGCGGCGAATCTAGACAGGAGACTACGACTACTGAAACACCGGACACTTCACCTTCTAC GGCAGGCGGCGAATCTAGACAGGAGACTACGACTACTGAAACACCGGACACTTCACCTTTGAC GGCAGGCGGCGAATCTAGACAGGAGACTACGACTACTGAAACACCGGACACTTCACCTTTTAC GGCAGGCGGCGAATCTAGACAGGAGACTACGACTACTGATACACCGGACACTTCACCCCTAAC GGCAGGCGGCGAATCTAGACAGGAGACTACGACTACTGAAACACCGGACACTTCACCTTTGAC GGCAGGCGGCGAATCTAGACAGGAGACTACGACTACTGATACACCGGACACTTCACCCCTAAC GGCAGGCGGCGAATCTAGTCAGGAGACTACGACTACTGAAACACCGGCCACTTTACCTTTGAC GGCAGGCGGCGAATCTAGACAGGAGACTACGACTACTGAAACACCGGACACTTCATCTTCTAC GGCAGGCGGCGAATCTAGTCAGGAGACTACGACTACTGAAACACCGGCCACTTTACCTTTGAC GGCAGGCGGCGAATCTAGACAGGAGACTACGACTACTGAAACACCGGACACTTCACCTCTAAC aaatcacatgcaacctGTGACGTCATCTGAAGTTATGTCAAAAATGGCCAAAGGCACAACGAGTCGAATTCTTTCCTACATGAACCATTCCTCTGATGCATGTgatgatttttatgaatacGCTTGTGGAGAGTTCGAAGATAACCAGCTGATGACAGAAAATGACCTCGCAGAACAAGCAATGCAACgaattttca CCGAGGCTCAAAAACGCCGAAGTGACGAACAGTCCTTTCTCGACTATTACGAAAGCTGCCTGAATTACGAAAAGACGACCAATCAGTCTGAAAGATTGGCAAACG TTCGACGAGCTGTACAAGAAATCGGACGTTTTAATTACATGGATAACATTGGGAAGGATGATACCCAACCTAAATTCCGCGATACGCTTCAGAGACTTCTCGAACGGAACAG CGCCCTCTTATTCGACATTACTCCAGACCTCGCTGTAAACGAAGGGAATTGTAACACAGAGCCACAAACAATTCAGTTTACCTGGAAAATTGGGCCACTGATGAGCAAAACTGACCCCTACACGAATAAAAGAGCAGAGGAATGCTATAAACAGCAGGAATCGGTGAGAAACGAACCGGAAGTGAATTTGACAGAAGTCTACGGAACTTACAAAGAGTGCAAG AACTACTTCGGCACCTTTACAACGTCCATCAAAAAtagcgtgaaaaaaattttcggaacgGATTATGATCGATCGGAGCAAATCGGGGTTGACGTTGAGAAGCTGATTGAACTTTTCCTTGTGCCG GAGATGGATGAAGATGAAATCCGTAAGGCCTACGCAACCAAGAATTATAACTTGAAGGGTGACCTCTCTGTCAGACGGGCACATAAACAACCGCCATTC CTTGATTTCAAGAAACTACTACCACCTCGAGCAAATGTGGAAAGAAAACTCTGGCATGGTTATCTTCCTGAAGACCTTACTCGAGCTGTAAAGAATGTCGCCTTGCGAAGCTATCAGATTGATGACGAAACGTGGATAAATGATGCTCTCCTCGCAATTTACGCTCACGATGTCTATCACGAG tTTGTTGCTCCGCGCCACGATGTCGAAAATTACTGCAAGCGACTAGCAACTAACCTGATGAAGACGCATGCATCCAGTTTATACATGTCATCATTCAAAAGCGAGGAACTCAAGGTCATGAACAGAACG GTGAccgaaatgtttgaaaaattaaggaaaaCATTGGAGTCGAATGTGTCGAAACAGAAGTGGATTGGGAAGAAGAGCAAAGAGgcaattttgaagaaaatcgcAAGACTCTCAATCGTGACACCCGCCCACCGAACCGATTATCATAACTCAAACGACAATGAG ATCGAACTCACGGGcgattttttcaacgacacAATGGCGCTGCGGAAGATGTACAGAACGTCCATGTACCAGATGCTGGATAAACGGCCAAGCGAAGAAAT ATGGACGTACTTCGCCCAACCGTACGACGCGTCGACTTCATCTATATACGAGctcgagaaaataattataccgtTCGGAGCTGTAGATTGGCGCTTTTTGGACCGTTCCTACACCACCTCAACGCAGCATTTGGGGCTAGCTACTCTTGGAACGCTTATCGCCAATGAAATTGCTCATCATTTTGACTTCACAG GCATAAATTACCTGAACGGTTGGAAAGGTAGGAGGGTGGCGCCTGTTTTCTGCTCTAACACGGATGATGATATAAATTACAGAAGCGACTACAAAAACCATTACCAAAATTTGAGGGGAAAAATGGACTCCATCTTCCTGCCATCGACTTctcaaaatattcattacagc ATATCCGACCTCAGTCTCAATGAGAGATTCTCAGACGACGCCGGCCTGCGACTCGCCTACGATACGATGTTAAACTTACCCGCGGAAGCTAAAATACCATTGCCCTGGCTTTCGAACTCGGAATCCAACGAGATACAACAATTCTTCTTGGCCTATGCTCAG ATGCATTGCACAAAGAAGCCTCTCACAACATCCTTCAGATCGCTCTACGAAGACGAAAACTTGCCAAGCCGACTACGGATTGCGATAACTGCCGCCAATAACGAAGCCCTTGGAGAAGCCTGGCAGTGCAAAACGGGAACCAAAGTCCGCCCTGAGGAAAAAACATATAATTTTCCTCACCTCGACGGTATAGACTTCGGTCGTGAAACCGAAGCACTCCCACCTAATCAATGA
- the LOC107225488 gene encoding uncharacterized protein LOC107225488 isoform X6 — MRTCGSYDVNAVEGGGTESSPVQRKPIFIVKLILFLVLCAIIITLCILWVSKSKEASRDNNIVGKQDKLRGRYDGTSQMPVSKFDTQETTTTETPDTSPLTVWGESRQETTTTETPDTSPLTAGGESRQETTTTETPDTSPLTAGGESSQETTTTETPATLPLTAGGESSQETTTTETPDTSPLTAGGESRQETTTTETPDTSPSTAGGESSQETTTTETPATLPLTAGGESSQETTTTETPDTSPLTAGGESRQETTTTETPDTSPLTAGGESRQETTTTETPDTSPSTAGGESSQETTTTETPDTSPLTAGGESRQETTTTETPDTSPSTAGGESSQETTTTETPATLPLTAGGESSQETTTTETPDTSPLTAGGESRQETTTTETPDTSPLTAGGESRQETTTTETPDTSPSTAGGESSQETTTTETPATLPLTAGGESSQETTTTETPDTSPLTAGGESRQETTTTETPDTSPSTAGGESRQETTTTDTPDTSPLTAGGESRQETTTTETPDTSPLTVWGESRQETTTTETPDTSPLTAGGESRQETTTTETPDTSPSTAGGESRQETTTTETPDTSPLTAGGESRQETTTTETPDTSPFTAGGESRQETTTTDTPDTSPLTAGGESRQETTTTETPDTSPLTAGGESRQETTTTDTPDTSPLTAGGESSQETTTTETPATLPLTAGGESRQETTTTETPDTSSSTAGGESSQETTTTETPATLPLTAGGESSQETTTTETPATLPLTAGGESRQETTTTETPDTSPLTNHMQPVTSSEVMSKMAKGTTSRILSYMNHSSDACDDFYEYACGEFEDNQLMTENDLAEQAMQRIFTEAQKRRSDEQSFLDYYESCLNYEKTTNQSERLANVRRAVQEIGRFNYMDNIGKDDTQPKFRDTLQRLLERNSALLFDITPDLAVNEGNCNTEPQTIQFTWKIGPLMSKTDPYTNKRAEECYKQQESVRNEPEVNLTEVYGTYKECKNYFGTFTTSIKNSVKKIFGTDYDRSEQIGVDVEKLIELFLVPEMDEDEIRKAYATKNYNLKGDLSVRRAHKQPPFLDFKKLLPPRANVERKLWHGYLPEDLTRAVKNVALRSYQIDDETWINDALLAIYAHDVYHEFVAPRHDVENYCKRLATNLMKTHASSLYMSSFKSEELKVMNRTVTEMFEKLRKTLESNVSKQKWIGKKSKEAILKKIARLSIVTPAHRTDYHNSNDNEIELTGDFFNDTMALRKMYRTSMYQMLDKRPSEEIWTYFAQPYDASTSSIYELEKIIIPFGAVDWRFLDRSYTTSTQHLGLATLGTLIANEIAHHFDFTGINYLNGWKGRRVAPVFCSNTDDDINYRSDYKNHYQNLRGKMDSIFLPSTSQNIHYSISDLSLNERFSDDAGLRLAYDTMLNLPAEAKIPLPWLSNSESNEIQQFFLAYAQMHCTKKPLTTSFRSLYEDENLPSRLRIAITAANNEALGEAWQCKTGTKVRPEEKTYNFPHLDGIDFGRETEALPPNQ; from the exons atgcGGACCTGTGGGTCGTACGACGTGAATGCTGTGGAAGGAGGTGGGACGGAGTCTTCTCCAGTTCAACGAAAACCTATCTTTATCGTTAAACTGATCTTATTTCTTGTACTTTGTGCCATAATTATCACATTGTGCATATTGTGGGTGTCAAAAAGTAAAGAAGCGTCGAGGGATAATAATATCGTAGGAAAACAG GATAAATTACGTGGACGGTATGATGGAACAAGTCAAATGCCTGTCAGCAAATTTGATACACAGGAGACTACGACTACTGAAACACCGGACACTTCACCTTTAAC GGTATGGGGCGAATCTAGACAGGAGACTACGACTACTGAAACACCGGACACTTCACCTTTGAC GGCAGGCGGCGAATCTAGACAGGAGACTACGACTACTGAAACACCGGACACTTCACCTTTAAC GGCAGGCGGCGAATCTAGTCAGGAGACTACGACTACTGAAACACCGGCCACTTTACCTTTGAC GGCAGGCGGCGAATCTAGTCAGGAGACTACGACTACTGAAACACCGGACACTTCACCTTTAAC GGCAGGCGGCGAATCTAGACAGGAGACTACGACTACTGAAACACCGGACACTTCACCTTCTAC GGCAGGCGGCGAATCTAGTCAGGAGACTACGACTACTGAAACACCGGCCACTTTACCTTTGAC GGCAGGCGGCGAATCTAGTCAGGAGACTACGACTACTGAAACACCGGACACTTCACCTTTAAC GGCAGGCGGCGAATCTAGACAGGAGACTACGACTACTGAAACACCGGACACTTCACCTTTAAC GGCAGGCGGCGAATCTAGACAGGAGACTACGACTACTGAAACACCGGACACTTCACCTTCTAC GGCAGGCGGCGAATCTAGTCAGGAGACTACGACTACTGAAACACCGGACACTTCACCTTTAAC GGCAGGCGGCGAATCTAGACAGGAGACTACGACTACTGAAACACCGGACACTTCACCTTCTAC GGCAGGCGGCGAATCTAGTCAGGAGACTACGACTACTGAAACACCGGCCACTTTACCTTTGAC GGCAGGCGGCGAATCTAGTCAGGAGACTACGACTACTGAAACACCGGACACTTCACCTTTAAC GGCAGGCGGCGAATCTAGACAGGAGACTACGACTACTGAAACACCGGACACTTCACCTTTAAC GGCAGGCGGCGAATCTAGACAGGAGACTACGACTACTGAAACACCGGACACTTCACCTTCTAC GGCAGGCGGCGAATCTAGTCAGGAGACTACGACTACTGAAACACCGGCCACTTTACCTTTGAC GGCAGGCGGCGAATCTAGTCAGGAGACTACGACTACTGAAACACCGGACACTTCACCTTTAAC GGCAGGCGGCGAATCTAGACAGGAGACTACGACTACTGAAACACCGGACACTTCACCTTCTAC GGCAGGCGGCGAATCTAGACAGGAGACTACGACTACTGATACACCGGACACTTCACCCCTAAC GGCAGGCGGCGAATCTAGACAGGAGACTACGACTACTGAAACACCGGACACTTCACCTTTGAC GGTATGGGGCGAATCTAGACAGGAGACTACGACTACTGAAACACCGGACACTTCACCTTTGAC GGCAGGCGGCGAATCTAGACAGGAGACTACGACTACTGAAACACCGGACACTTCACCTTCTAC GGCAGGCGGCGAATCTAGACAGGAGACTACGACTACTGAAACACCGGACACTTCACCTTTGAC GGCAGGCGGCGAATCTAGACAGGAGACTACGACTACTGAAACACCGGACACTTCACCTTTTAC GGCAGGCGGCGAATCTAGACAGGAGACTACGACTACTGATACACCGGACACTTCACCCCTAAC GGCAGGCGGCGAATCTAGACAGGAGACTACGACTACTGAAACACCGGACACTTCACCTTTGAC GGCAGGCGGCGAATCTAGACAGGAGACTACGACTACTGATACACCGGACACTTCACCCCTAAC GGCAGGCGGCGAATCTAGTCAGGAGACTACGACTACTGAAACACCGGCCACTTTACCTTTGAC GGCAGGCGGCGAATCTAGACAGGAGACTACGACTACTGAAACACCGGACACTTCATCTTCTAC GGCAGGCGGCGAATCTAGTCAGGAGACTACGACTACTGAAACACCGGCCACTTTACCTTTGAC GGCAGGCGGCGAATCTAGTCAGGAGACTACGACTACTGAAACACCGGCCACTTTACCTTTGAC GGCAGGCGGCGAATCTAGACAGGAGACTACGACTACTGAAACACCGGACACTTCACCTCTAAC aaatcacatgcaacctGTGACGTCATCTGAAGTTATGTCAAAAATGGCCAAAGGCACAACGAGTCGAATTCTTTCCTACATGAACCATTCCTCTGATGCATGTgatgatttttatgaatacGCTTGTGGAGAGTTCGAAGATAACCAGCTGATGACAGAAAATGACCTCGCAGAACAAGCAATGCAACgaattttca CCGAGGCTCAAAAACGCCGAAGTGACGAACAGTCCTTTCTCGACTATTACGAAAGCTGCCTGAATTACGAAAAGACGACCAATCAGTCTGAAAGATTGGCAAACG TTCGACGAGCTGTACAAGAAATCGGACGTTTTAATTACATGGATAACATTGGGAAGGATGATACCCAACCTAAATTCCGCGATACGCTTCAGAGACTTCTCGAACGGAACAG CGCCCTCTTATTCGACATTACTCCAGACCTCGCTGTAAACGAAGGGAATTGTAACACAGAGCCACAAACAATTCAGTTTACCTGGAAAATTGGGCCACTGATGAGCAAAACTGACCCCTACACGAATAAAAGAGCAGAGGAATGCTATAAACAGCAGGAATCGGTGAGAAACGAACCGGAAGTGAATTTGACAGAAGTCTACGGAACTTACAAAGAGTGCAAG AACTACTTCGGCACCTTTACAACGTCCATCAAAAAtagcgtgaaaaaaattttcggaacgGATTATGATCGATCGGAGCAAATCGGGGTTGACGTTGAGAAGCTGATTGAACTTTTCCTTGTGCCG GAGATGGATGAAGATGAAATCCGTAAGGCCTACGCAACCAAGAATTATAACTTGAAGGGTGACCTCTCTGTCAGACGGGCACATAAACAACCGCCATTC CTTGATTTCAAGAAACTACTACCACCTCGAGCAAATGTGGAAAGAAAACTCTGGCATGGTTATCTTCCTGAAGACCTTACTCGAGCTGTAAAGAATGTCGCCTTGCGAAGCTATCAGATTGATGACGAAACGTGGATAAATGATGCTCTCCTCGCAATTTACGCTCACGATGTCTATCACGAG tTTGTTGCTCCGCGCCACGATGTCGAAAATTACTGCAAGCGACTAGCAACTAACCTGATGAAGACGCATGCATCCAGTTTATACATGTCATCATTCAAAAGCGAGGAACTCAAGGTCATGAACAGAACG GTGAccgaaatgtttgaaaaattaaggaaaaCATTGGAGTCGAATGTGTCGAAACAGAAGTGGATTGGGAAGAAGAGCAAAGAGgcaattttgaagaaaatcgcAAGACTCTCAATCGTGACACCCGCCCACCGAACCGATTATCATAACTCAAACGACAATGAG ATCGAACTCACGGGcgattttttcaacgacacAATGGCGCTGCGGAAGATGTACAGAACGTCCATGTACCAGATGCTGGATAAACGGCCAAGCGAAGAAAT ATGGACGTACTTCGCCCAACCGTACGACGCGTCGACTTCATCTATATACGAGctcgagaaaataattataccgtTCGGAGCTGTAGATTGGCGCTTTTTGGACCGTTCCTACACCACCTCAACGCAGCATTTGGGGCTAGCTACTCTTGGAACGCTTATCGCCAATGAAATTGCTCATCATTTTGACTTCACAG GCATAAATTACCTGAACGGTTGGAAAGGTAGGAGGGTGGCGCCTGTTTTCTGCTCTAACACGGATGATGATATAAATTACAGAAGCGACTACAAAAACCATTACCAAAATTTGAGGGGAAAAATGGACTCCATCTTCCTGCCATCGACTTctcaaaatattcattacagc ATATCCGACCTCAGTCTCAATGAGAGATTCTCAGACGACGCCGGCCTGCGACTCGCCTACGATACGATGTTAAACTTACCCGCGGAAGCTAAAATACCATTGCCCTGGCTTTCGAACTCGGAATCCAACGAGATACAACAATTCTTCTTGGCCTATGCTCAG ATGCATTGCACAAAGAAGCCTCTCACAACATCCTTCAGATCGCTCTACGAAGACGAAAACTTGCCAAGCCGACTACGGATTGCGATAACTGCCGCCAATAACGAAGCCCTTGGAGAAGCCTGGCAGTGCAAAACGGGAACCAAAGTCCGCCCTGAGGAAAAAACATATAATTTTCCTCACCTCGACGGTATAGACTTCGGTCGTGAAACCGAAGCACTCCCACCTAATCAATGA